Genomic segment of Planctomycetota bacterium:
TACGAACCCTTACCAATAACAACTATCAGGTCTTCAAGGCGAAAACCGCCGGGGAAGCGCTGGATATATTCAACCGCGAGAAAGGTGATTTTGACCTCGTTTTCAGCGATATTGTCCTACCGGATAAAAACGGCGTCCAAATGGTTCTTGATTTTCTTGCTATTAAACCTGCTTTAAACATCATCTTGAGCAGCGGTTACGCGGATGAGAAATCGCAATGGCCGGTTATCGAGGAAAAAGGGCTTCAGTTCATCCAGAAGCCATATACCACCCCGGAGCTTTTAAAGATGATTAAAGAAACCATAAAATCATAGCTTTATTCCTGCCAGATTAGAACTCCTCCAGGGAAATATTGCATAAAACGGCATTTTCACCTCTATGGGTATCGGTTTTTTGACGATTCTATAAGGATGATTTATTCAAAACCGGTGATCATGGTGGTGGATGACGACCCGGCGATTTGCGCACTCTTGAAACGTTCGCTGGTTAACAACAAATGGGAAGTGAACGTTTTTAATAGCCCACAAGAGGCGCTTGAATACGGGAAAAACAACCGTATAGATTTGATGATAACCGATATCTCTATGCCACAACTAACAGGAACGGAACTAATCAGCAAGATAAAAGCTTCAAAACCGGATATGCCGATTATTGTAATATCAAGCTCAATCAACGATGATGTCATAGAAAAAACCGCCAAACATGGTTTGATCGATTATTTCAGAAAGCCTTTTGACCTAATCTCATTGAAAAACCGGGTTATAGCAAAACTTTCCCTGATTTCTAAATAAAACTCCACAGCTTTATTTGATATTCGTAATCACTATACACCGCTCTTCTAAAACCATGCCAGAACAATATTATTTCTTGTGGTATAGCAAAGAATTCGAAATTGTATTTTAGGCAAAACCAGAACATGAAACTTTCCTAACCACAGAAAATCATATTAAAGTTGTTACGTAATGATTTTCTTGCAAAAACCAGGTTAAAATGTTGAAATGAGTATCATGTCAAAAGGATCAATTAACAACCAGCGTTTAAAATACAAACTGAGCATAATGTATGCGGTGATGACTATTATCCCGGTCCTGTTCCTGCTTTTCATCATACTACAGCTCCTATTTCCAGAACTGAAGGTTATCTTTAAATCCGATAATCTTTTCCTGACCCTTACCATCGGGGTAGGCGGAATACTTCTTATGTCCTTTGCCGGAATCTTGCTCATGTACCGCTCGGTGCGCTCGCTGGAAAACCTTACCCATAGGACGGAAATATTCATGAAAGGGACGTCCGCCGAAAACCCAACGGATATCCGGCTGGTTACGGATGACGAAACGGAAAAGATTTCCCACTATTTTACCAGCCTGGTCGGCGAACTGCAGAAGAAAATGGCAGAAGTAAATAAATATGCCATTGAACTGAGCGAGGCAAACAGGAAACTTAGCCAACTGGCTTTGAAAGACGGCTTGACCGATTTATTCAACCAGACTTATATTAAAGAACGTTTAGGGCAGGAATTCGCCCGCGCCAGGAAATTCAAGCATTCTTTGTCCGTAATGATGATCGACCTCGATAACTTTAAGGAGTTCAACGATAAATACGGACATTTAAACGGCGATCATGCATTGAAAAAAGTGGCGGAAACAATCCTGCATAATATCCGCATTATGGACGTGGCAGGCAGGTACGGCGGAGAAGAGTTCATGGTGATTTTGCCGGAAACAGAAACTTCCATTGTCCAAGGAATCGGAGAGAAAATCAAGAATGCCGTGGCAAGTTTTCCGTTCATAGATACTACGGACAACGAGCGCGGTCATCTCACTATAAGCGTAGGGATTACCACCTATCCAAATTCCGCGGATAACGGCAACGCCCTGATTGTCCAGGCGGATGAAGCCCTTTACCAGGCCAAGAGAAAAGGCAAAAACCAGGTTTTGACATATATCTAATAGAGTTAATAATTACCTCTCTAATTCCCTAATATTTACCCTTCCATGCCCTAAACACAGGCGGTTTTATATTGACTTTGGACTATTTTCAAGATAATACTACTTAACTAAAACCGGTTTCGAGGTGTGTGCCCGTAACGGATGCCCTCATTTTCGAAATGCTCCCGTAGCTCAATTGGATAGAGCACTGGCCTCCGGAGCCAGTGATACAGGTTCGAGTCCTGTCGGGGGTAATAAAAAATACCGGCTACTTTAATGTAAAGCTTAACGATGCGCCGTAAAATATATTATCTTTTACTTACTGCTATCTATTTTCTGCTGTCTCCCCTTCTTGCCATTGCCCAGGAAAAACCCCCCGAAAACGGGAAGGCACCCAAGGAAAACGAATTAAGCGCCTACATCAACTACAAAAAAGTCACGATTATCAAGGAAGAACCATTCATCGTCGCCTTTGAGGATGTCTTTGCATACCTGCCTGACCGGACTATCAAGGCGGATTACCTGATTGCCTGGCGATACGGCAAGGCTGAGGAAAAGGCCGAATTTCCTTTTGATGAAATCTACTGCGAAGGAAATATCCATATAACCATGGAAAAAGACACCATCCACGCGGAGCGGGCTTATTACAATCTTAAAAACGGACAGGGCATCATAAAGAATATCGAATGGCGTACAGTCTTGACCGATGAAAATGGAAACGTTTCATCCAACAGCCTTCCGTTGGTAATACGCGCTGCCGAAATCATCCAGACAACCCCAAATGTCTTTAAGGCTTATAAAGCATCCGTAACCACCTGCCCGCACGGCAAGCCGCATTATGATTTATTTGCCTGGAAAGTGGTTTTTACTAAGGTGGGCACGGATAAAACCATAAGCTTGTATCACATAATCCCAAGATACGAAGGCATCCCGTTTCTTTACGTTCCCTATATGTATAAAATAATCGGCAACGATCCGCTTATCCGCTCGCTCCGCGGGGAGCGCAACACCCGTTTCGGATTCACGACCATTGTCGAACTGGGAGTCAATATAAACAAATATAAGTGTGATGAAAACGGGGAACCTGTCAAGGATAAAAACGGTTTTTACGTACCTAAACGCTGGGGAGATTTATCGCTTGAAAACGATTATTACAGGAAGCGCGGAATGGCCTGGAAGCCGGAGCTTGAATACAGATGGAATAATTACTACGGGAAAGTTGGCGGGTTTTATATAAGGGATAAAGGGCCTGACCCAGATAACGACTATGATCGCCAGTTCCTGCCCATGGAAGAGGAAAAGCGGTGGCGCGTTAAGGTTTTTAACCGGCATTACAATTTCCTTGGTATTTCCGATTTAAGATACGATGTGGAATATTCAGGCATGAGCGACCGCAATGTCCTCTTGGAATATTTCGAGCAAGAAGCCAGGGAGGATAAAGAACAGGAAACTTACGCATACCTGCGCTGGACAAAAGAAAACACCGGGCTGACATTCCTGGAACGCCCGCGCATAAATGATTTTCAAACACAAACCGAATATCTACCCCAAATAAAAGCGCAAGTTTTTAAAATATCTAAGGATGTTTTCCTGCCACTTTATTTTTCTTCCTTTAATGAATTATCAAATATCAGGCGCAGGTTCGATGAGATCGACCCTCGTTCAAATATACTTCGCCTAATCAGGTTTGATAGCCTTAATGAATTATCAACCTCTTTCGGGCTGAGGTCTGTCAATTTTACGCCTTTTGCTTCGGGAAGATTCACCACTTACGAAAACGGCTCCCTGGAGGAAGGATACAAAGACCGCTTTATCGGTTCTCAAGGAATAAGGACTTTTAGCCAGTTTCATCGTTTTTTTAACACTGAGGCTCCTAAATTCGGCATAGACAAAATACATCATTTGCTGTCGCTTGACATCCGATATAGTAATAATATGGTCGTAACTAGCAAACCCGCGGAACTGATTCAATACGATAATACGGATAAGCTGGATTATTTTTCTGAGTATTATCTGGAAATTAGAAATAGGTTTGAAACCAGATGCGAAGAAAGATATTTCCAGTTTATGGAACTCGGGTTAGCCGCGGAATATTACCCGAGACCCGGAAGGGATACGGTGGGCGAAAAAAGTTCAAATTACCTTTACCCAATGAACTGGATTACCTTATCTCCAGAAAACCCAACCGCAACCTTACCGGTTTTTCCCAAACGGCATCTTTCAAATATCAACATGGATTTAACCTTGACCCCCAGGGCTATATTTTCCGTAAATTCAGATGCTGAATATAACACTTATAAAAAACTAATTGAGGTAATGAACAGCACATTAAACATCACCCCTTATCCGGAATGGAACCTGGGGTTTTTCCACCATTACCTACGCGACCAAGCGAACACGGTCGGTTTTTCCCTATCCTGTAGCCCGATTGATAAATGGTGGCTTAAAATCTCCGAACAGTACGATTTCGAATTAAATAAATTCAGTGCAATATCGTATAACCTCCAGCGCGATTTGCATGAGTTTTTATTGGAATTCGGGATAGTCAGGGATACGGGAAAAGACGAGTTTCTATTTTATGTTAATATAAGCCCGAAAGGGTTGTTCAAGCGGAAGATAGGATTTTCTTATTAAACCATTTTTATCATCAAAGGACAATTTATG
This window contains:
- a CDS encoding response regulator — translated: MIYSKPVIMVVDDDPAICALLKRSLVNNKWEVNVFNSPQEALEYGKNNRIDLMITDISMPQLTGTELISKIKASKPDMPIIVISSSINDDVIEKTAKHGLIDYFRKPFDLISLKNRVIAKLSLISK
- a CDS encoding LPS-assembly protein LptD, producing MRRKIYYLLLTAIYFLLSPLLAIAQEKPPENGKAPKENELSAYINYKKVTIIKEEPFIVAFEDVFAYLPDRTIKADYLIAWRYGKAEEKAEFPFDEIYCEGNIHITMEKDTIHAERAYYNLKNGQGIIKNIEWRTVLTDENGNVSSNSLPLVIRAAEIIQTTPNVFKAYKASVTTCPHGKPHYDLFAWKVVFTKVGTDKTISLYHIIPRYEGIPFLYVPYMYKIIGNDPLIRSLRGERNTRFGFTTIVELGVNINKYKCDENGEPVKDKNGFYVPKRWGDLSLENDYYRKRGMAWKPELEYRWNNYYGKVGGFYIRDKGPDPDNDYDRQFLPMEEEKRWRVKVFNRHYNFLGISDLRYDVEYSGMSDRNVLLEYFEQEAREDKEQETYAYLRWTKENTGLTFLERPRINDFQTQTEYLPQIKAQVFKISKDVFLPLYFSSFNELSNIRRRFDEIDPRSNILRLIRFDSLNELSTSFGLRSVNFTPFASGRFTTYENGSLEEGYKDRFIGSQGIRTFSQFHRFFNTEAPKFGIDKIHHLLSLDIRYSNNMVVTSKPAELIQYDNTDKLDYFSEYYLEIRNRFETRCEERYFQFMELGLAAEYYPRPGRDTVGEKSSNYLYPMNWITLSPENPTATLPVFPKRHLSNINMDLTLTPRAIFSVNSDAEYNTYKKLIEVMNSTLNITPYPEWNLGFFHHYLRDQANTVGFSLSCSPIDKWWLKISEQYDFELNKFSAISYNLQRDLHEFLLEFGIVRDTGKDEFLFYVNISPKGLFKRKIGFSY
- a CDS encoding GGDEF domain-containing protein, encoding MSKGSINNQRLKYKLSIMYAVMTIIPVLFLLFIILQLLFPELKVIFKSDNLFLTLTIGVGGILLMSFAGILLMYRSVRSLENLTHRTEIFMKGTSAENPTDIRLVTDDETEKISHYFTSLVGELQKKMAEVNKYAIELSEANRKLSQLALKDGLTDLFNQTYIKERLGQEFARARKFKHSLSVMMIDLDNFKEFNDKYGHLNGDHALKKVAETILHNIRIMDVAGRYGGEEFMVILPETETSIVQGIGEKIKNAVASFPFIDTTDNERGHLTISVGITTYPNSADNGNALIVQADEALYQAKRKGKNQVLTYI